TCCCTCCTGGAGCATCGCCCTATCTCTCGCCCTACGTACTGAGCTTATACTGTGCTCTCCTACTGTTATCCTCGCTGTGAGCTGTTGCCTTCGCCTTGTCTGTCTGAAATACTGTTATCCTCGTCATCTGATATGACGGACAAGTAAGTACAGTCTAATCTCTATTGTCTATTGTTCTattgtgttttcttttcatgtGATAAATCGTTGTCATCACAGTTTCTTGGATCTGCTCAAATTTATGGTGACACTTGTTGCTGCCAAGTATGATTGGAAGAATGATTCTCTGTTCACACGAGATCATATGGCGATGCGAATCATGATCTTCGCGGTATTCGTATATTATATGACAGCTACCATTCAGGAAAGGTTCAACATTGAAATCAATGCTCATCTCGCTAGTTTGGACAACATTAAGTTCTTGAGTGAAGCCCTTGCTGTAACTTCAATGTTTTTGATCCTGACTCCACGAGTTGGCTGGCTATTCCTTTTTGTTTGGGTGATGTTCTTAGTAAAGGTGGCGTTGGACCTGCATAGACCATTTTATGACTTTGGTATGCTCATGGATCGGGAAGAAACCTACTTAAACCATTAAGAGACCCATCTACAGAATATGTAGAATAAATTTGATGggttattttggtttttttttttccttttttcgtATGTATGGTAgcttttttactttaaaaattccatgtttATGTAATAGAATTATCATGAATTTATAAAAGATATTCATGGTTGATCTGCAATTAAGTGAATCCAATATTGTTGGGacgttatttgttttttttatctgGGCAGGGCTATGTAATAGAATTATCATGAATTTATAAAAGATATTCATGGTTGATCGCGGAGTATATTTGGCTCTGTGGGACACCAATTGAGATCAACCATGGATTATTGGTCTCATATGGTGAATTGCACCGATTACAGTATTAtacataataattaataattgctTCACCGGATAGGCCCATAAGCCTGAGATCATGACAAAGAGAGGCATATATCACATGTAGTTTGCAAGATTTGTTGCAGTAAATTCTATGTTCATTAAGAATATATCTTCAAGCCCAAGAGGACAAGCAAAAATCCAAAGTAATCAAAGCTGTAAGCTGACTTGGTGAGTGCCAACCTGAAGTCATTCCATGGAGGAAACCTAAACCAGAACTCAGTAAGCAAGCTTCTTCTTAGGATCGCCTTCTCGTATGTGAAGGTATCGAAGGAGAACTTCCCATGGTACCTCCCAAAACCGGATTCGCCAATGCCCCCAAAAGGGATGGTGTCTGCTGCATAACACGTCATTGGGAttttcctcctccaactttgttTCACATGCTCATGTTGATGATCACTTAGGCTATATGATCATGGGCTACTACAATATGCTCAAGAATTTGACATTATTTTTCGTTTAAATTCGgatttctcttcattttccaAGCATGTTTTTGGGCACTATTGTGTCCCAAAAGGGATGTTTGGTGCATATCTCATATCCAAAACCTTGTCATGTCATTCCAATGCCATTTATTACTTCTACATTTAATAATACCaattaacaactttttttttaagtgagaacCATTtgagatttataaaataagaaaattttaaaattaaaaatacaattagaactaaaaaaactttaaaactaaaattataaaaataaaatattaactttcacttaaTTAAAACACtctaatagaaaatataaatatgtagaaaaaagttgaaaatataatggaagtaaatattttatttttaaatttttaagtttttaattgtatttaatttttatgtattttagttttaattttatttttaattaaaaaattttgttattttattgttgatgtcaactaaaattttttttattcaattttattaaattaatgagAAGAAGATgagattagaaatattttatttatcacttgaaaatctatttatttttaaaacacttgtatcaaattaaaatgataaactaattttggataattttatttaatattatcaagtaaaagcgtatttaagaaaataattctttgagttatgaaaaaatgcatatattttaaaatatttttaaataaatgaagataaaattgatttatgaaagttgatgttctttgttttatattttttcaaattagtgagtcaaaattcacttttctttttattttatatcattgaataaattaaatagatcataattttaatattaaatttatttttaagtcagacatattattaaaaaatgttgccATATTATATTGttgttgaataatatttatttaaatatgttcAAACTAGAGtttttagaaatgaacaaatgacttaataactaggggaattttttttaatcataaaaaactaGTGAATTTATAATGATCATATAATGTTTTAGGCATATGTTACATGTAAGATTTTACAAGTCTCTACAATCCTCCAAACTAGTCTGAGTAGTCCTACTAGATATCATATCTCTACATGCTGGTAGAACTTTCTACCTCTAgtaaagtataatattattaaatatgataaattatattacaatatattaatttctgtaataaaataatttcaaaatatctattttcacttctttataattttttagagttttttcgACTAAAATGTccattaatatttttccatatatACATTATTACCGGGACTAACTCCTTAGACTTAATCTATCAAAAAATTCCccacaatttaatttaaattcggCATATCATTATTTCCTACTAGTACATGACCCATTTGAAACAACAATCTGAATAAATGAATAGGAAAAGAAACGAATGATATCAATTATAATAGTTGTCAGCAGAAGCATCCCATTCAGGCTTGTGCCACATCCATCACAGCTTTATATGATTTTGCACTATGTATTGGCCTTGATGGACTATTGGGTGATTGTTGCTCTCCTTAACCTGTAAAAAATGCATGCATTCCTTAAGATTATAcatggaaaaaaacaaaatccataaCAAGGGAATGACGATTCTTACTATTTTCCATCCAACATGAGCACTGCACTTAGAACAGTACATGCTGGCCATATCTGTTTGAGTTGTATGACCTCCATCTCTAACCTCAACAGATTTAACACTAGTTGGAGCTTGATCAATTGCCTTTCTTCCTTCAAAGTTCACATTCATCAAGCCACTGCCATATGccatatgatatatatattttatggaCCCGGCCAATTGTAAACAAAcatgcaatattattttcaaaacaaagacACATGCaatattcaaattcaaaatcttaCGCATTATCACGAAAGAGGAACCAACACTTCTCCCCACTCCGATGTGAAGCAAGTTCCTGCAAGAATAATATCAATGTAATATGTATGTTAATACATTAGCTAAAATTATGCACATACGGTAGAGATATAAATACCTTAATCAAACCATTGAAAGGAGCAAAGCGAGTTTTGCAATGCAAACAACAGAACCATGCGTCTAATGTGGATGTAGACATGACGATTTTGAACAAAATGACTAATTCAAGAGAATCAAAATGCTGACTTCGTtgagaaagaaacaaagaaagaccAAGACTTCTGTGAAACAAACACTACCCcttaataaaaatcaatgagagaaacaaataaaaaagataaaaatcaatGAGAGAAACAAATAAAGAAGAATACTTGATCTTATGACACCGGAGGAGAATAATGCAATTGAGAGAATTGagagatcaattttttttttattgagaataatttgTCATGTCTTTCTCACTACCCTCTCCCTATTTTATATAGACTactaaaatagaaataaaaactaaataaaataaaaactaatccTAAGAATCCGTTATTCTCATAAACTAAATAGAAATTGATTaggaatataaataaaataaaatataaaataattctaaggattttttatttcttaaactaaATAGAAACTAATTAGGAATAAAAACCAAAGATTAAGGGATCTAAGTATCTTTTAGTTGTAAATCCTGATTAATGAAGAAGAAGTCTACCAATAAAACGTTTCTATAGTCAGGTAACTAATagtttttttgtactttttatttatttatttttgtcattggttggaattcaattaatcaaatatgatGTATatcttgttaatttttaaatttttaatgaaaatttgtgcttatcttatatcttttttttttttttgttttcaatttcattgaattgcattaatcttaattttcatCCTAAAGTGGGCCATTGAATTGGTAAAGATAGTGATAATTatacttgttatttatttattgaattcggattcattataatatttggaaagaataaaaataatttgagttattatttatatttatgataatttttttaaagagtagCTTGtactttggagaaaaaaattatatgaactactaatttgaaataataaaagcGTTTGTATAGAAAAAGATGTAcgtacttttaaaaaaaaaatgtatttatctagtttttatatataaaaaaagagagtaaattatcattaattttttaaagaggATATTTATCTAATTCAAGTTTTTTATGaagatatttaaattattttagttacattatgataatttttataaaatgtagATTATCATTGGAGAAAACAAAcatcatttgaattaattacATCTAGATATTTGAATTAATGGATATGAATGGTaactaaaaaaatcatataaaggGGATGAATGGATATGAATTGAGTATATAGGAGAAAAGTCATTTTAGGGAATGAAAGGATGTgaaaaaagacaattttttaataagagattttttaaaatgtgaaatataaaataaatatataatgatttttaacatttattttggtaaataaGTATTCAtacaaaaatcaattataattaatataacaatgAATACTTTaatgaatagaataataaatacATGATACATGAacgatttattaaattttttctatgaaaaacttatatcatcttcaaatagtaatttaaaaaaaaaaaaaaattgaaataaccgttaaaacaataatatattattttaaagaaaaatttttgtttaaaattttgataaaaaaacaaattaattcaaaccaattttttgcatttatttgattttaatttaaatctatttttattgaataaattaagaatgaaaacttaaattattttaaaagataataattatctaaatcaagttttgtttttttttttaaaagagaatcattatctccatcatttttttttttaaataatgataataaagaaaagataTAAGATAAGcacaaattttcattaaaaattaaaattttaaattttaaaattagaaaaataataataataacaagataCACATCATATCTAATTAAGTGAATTCCaaccaattataaaaataaccaTGGTATCTTTCGTAGAAGGAGAAGACAAAGTAGAGAAAACTCAGGCTGAGTCTTAAGTAACCGCCCTGGAAAGAGACATGAAAGGAGAAAACCCGAAGTCAGGCTCACTCTCAGTCTCAAATAAAATGAATCTTTCAGAACTTGGTGAGGATGCGAGTCTACAAACAGTAGAGGAAAAAGCACAAGTACAGAATAATAGTAGTGAAGGTGGAGAGCTTTTTCATCTTAATTCTTTACCACCAGGATATAGATTTAATCCCGCGGATGCAGAGATAATAGTTTTCTACTTGAGGAAGAAGGTTGATCATCAACCATTGCCACCAAAGAAGATAATAGAGGTCAATGTCTATGCTTATAATCCCGAGGAACTTGCAGGTTCTTCTCTTTAGTATTATTTGgaattgctttttatttttaaggttaaATGATTTGCGAAGTCGTTTTGAACTATGGTTTTAGCAGGGTTTTAGAATGGTTCTACTTCACTCCAAGGGACAGAAAATATCGGAATGGGCAACGTCCCGATAGGTCAGTTGGAGATGGATATTGGAAGGCCACCGAAGCTAATAAAGAGATCAAATTTGAGGAGCGAAATGTGGGGTACCGGAAAGCGCTCCTTACAGAGTCAAAACGAAATGGATCATGCATGAATTCAGAGTTTCTGAACCTCCAGAGCCTCCAAGAAGAACTGGTGTCAATGATATGAGCGTATATATGAAGTCCTTTATTCATTTATCCTATGTTTTATGTTAAGACGCTTTTGTAGATTAATATATATCATAACgtttcttgtttgtttgtttgtttgttgcaGTTGGATGATTGTGTTGTATGCAGAGTCTATAGGAAAGACGAAAGGATCTCTGAAAGATCACGTTATGAGTCTCGGCTTGATGAATCAAGCTCATCAAGCTCTAAGATTCCAAGACTTGAGCTTGACCCTAATCCTAATGAGGCCGATAATCCATATGAGGAGTAGTACCATTATAATAGCAGCGAGATGCCTCTCCAAACCCCTCAAGAACATGATCATTCTGCTCTAGAAAGCAACACCCAATTCCCTATTATGGACCCTAGTGTCTTGATGCCACTGCCCACTACTCATCAGTCTACATACTGTTGGGAATGAATTTGGAGGTCAGGGTCAATAGATAACTTTGATATAATGAATGTCGCTTTTGGCAATAGCAGCTTTGATGCAGGGAATATTGTTGACTTTGGCAATGTCCCTGACTTGGATGCAACTATTTGGCAACGTCCCTGGGTTCAGTTCAACTGATTATGGAAACACGGGTTTATATCCTATGATTAATTATGACAACGATGTTGGACCGATGTCTTCAAACATGAATGACAACTACCGCCGCCAGCTATAGTAGTAGTTATATATGCTGGGTTTCCTGGACATAGTAGTGTTGTTATATGAGTGTATTACCTGGTGGTATAATATTGCATGTCATTAATGTTATAGCAATTTCTGACATATAGGAGTAAATACATgcagtttttttctttctttccattttttttttgtttgaatattgtttatataatattttctttgtttttgtcatTTATCTTTGTACCTTGTTGAGAGTAACAAACAAACCATTAATAAcctaatgaaaagaaaaatagagagatgGAAAACATCTAACACAAGATTTAATGTGTTCATGAGTTCCCTTGCTGTTTCTCAGAAGTGATAAAGCTTGATTTTATGAAtggttaagaaaattttaaatcatcaaatactttttagtttaaaattttgacaattttCTCTACATGTATATGGCACAAATGGAGCTCCTAGATATATCAAAACATTCTAGTACCTCAATTTCTGGTACTAATACTAGGaatctcaaaataatttatcaaataagtcatcttgaaaatatgattatttatcaTTCAGACAACTAagattaatatataaaagattatCCTAcacatctaaaaaaaaaaaaattataagaagtGACTGATGATGtggaaattaatatatataacaagAATCAGTGATATTTCCACGTTTTGTTgttggtcttcttcttcatcagcAATCACGTATCCTCGTTTCTTTGTTTCTCTCAATGATCCCATAAATATCTTTCTAAAAGCAGCTCATTGAATAGAATTTGGGATCTAAATATGCAacccatttctttctttctttctttctttctcaacaTGCATGCAATATTAATATTGAAGAAGCTgacattttcattcttttggaTTCATAAGCCTTTTGTTCAAAGTTGCAATGACATTGGAAAGATCTTGTCTATAATCTAATAAAGTGAATACTATCAATATCTTAAGATTATCTCTATAATTATAAAGTCTTTGATTCTCCTATTacgtgatcaactaacatactctaacttcCCAAGAGCATATTTCAATTTCACTTAAGGAATTTTTATGGATACAAATTTCAGAATCACATATTCTTAGAATCACCCAAAGGGACACATTGTTTCAAACACATGAGACATCATGGTGTCTATCTTGAGAACGCTTGTTGTCACTTGCTTTAATCAACAACGAcacaatccataaggaatataggATGACCTTAAGGTCTCACTAGCAGGTCaatgtcattgacaaccttaGCACTAGCTCAATGttatctcaaggttgaaagatCATGGAACATAGTAGCTTGGTGGAGTTATAACTACCcaaaatctaatattatgaCTCACCATATGTCTTATcaaatttgtaaatatatacactagtgcaatactcaccatgagaaacttATCCCAATGACCAAGGTAATTCATCTCTCTGATTAGCAGATAAGGCACTACAACCTTAAATGGATTATTTGAGTCtatgaaccaactatgaactAGTCATCAATTTGTGAGGAACCCATGTCTTGAATCTtttatacaactcctaatgtacctaaaccatgtacaatgcaagtaatGTAAGCTTGAATGCACAAAAGAAGaaccaaaatcataatataaatattaataaaatctatttattattaatgaaattcatttattattatacaATGTCATCCTTTTCAATGCTCTATTCTTACAATTTCATGGTCAATTTGAGCATAGTTTCAAGCCATGTTGTGTTAGCTAAAGGCATTGAAATTGATAAGTATAAGGTAAAGGTAATTGCCATAACCTTCCCGTTTCTAAGATAGTGAGAGATACGAGATCTTTTCAAGAATATGTAGGGTTTATAAGAGGTTTATTCAAGGATTTATTAGT
The sequence above is drawn from the Vitis riparia cultivar Riparia Gloire de Montpellier isolate 1030 chromosome 6, EGFV_Vit.rip_1.0, whole genome shotgun sequence genome and encodes:
- the LOC117915535 gene encoding uncharacterized protein LOC117915535; protein product: MSTSTLDAWFCCLHCKTRFAPFNGLIKELASHRSGEKCWFLFRDNAGLMNVNFEGRKAIDQAPTSVKSVEVRDGGHTTQTDMASMYCSKCSAHVGWKIVKESNNHPIVHQGQYIVQNHIKL
- the LOC117917106 gene encoding NAC domain-containing protein 2-like; protein product: MNLSELGEDASLQTVEEKAQVQNNSSEGGELFHLNSLPPGYRFNPADAEIIVFYLRKKVDHQPLPPKKIIEVNVYAYNPEELAVVLNYGFSRVLEWFYFTPRDRKYRNGQRPDRSVGDGYWKATEANKEIKFEERNVGYRKALLTESKRNGSCMNSEFLNLQSLQEELLDDCVVCRVYRKDERISERSRYESRLDESSSSSSKIPRLELDPNPNEADNPYEE